In Nitrospirota bacterium, the following are encoded in one genomic region:
- a CDS encoding PAS domain S-box protein — MAGHERVRFGKLAESGHFVQFYEDRAFLVGAVSQFIGAGLEAGQAGIVIATPACRESLAERLEARGLDLAAAIERGQYVALDAAETLATLMADGGPDETRFVEVVGSVVARAECRHPRVRAFGEMVALLWAEGKPEAALRLEEFWNRLGKRHSFSLFCAYPMSAFGREADSGPFREVCQAHAHVVPAESYTRLASPDERLKAVSQLQQQATALGSERKRAGDALQENERRYGLLVENAPVCIHEIDLDGRLVSMNQAGLKMMGVKDEAEIRGHAYLDVVAPEDRERIGRLLSRAFAGQASEFEFSATTAQGILHFSSCFVPIKGADGSVLRLMGITQDVTERKRAEESLVQGAAKYRQIVDTAYDAFVSMDADGGIRDWNRQAEATFGWTREEAIGQTLSELIIPPRFRDAHQQGLRRFLATGEGTVLNKRIEVTALHRDGREFPAELTVNPLRLGERLVFNAFVHDITERKRAEEELRGSEERFRSAFEETAVGMVLFDPKGRFLRTNRAFSNMVGYAEDELLAMTFRDITHPDDLDWNNRAVERLLAGQEKSLQIEKRYRHKLGHTVWASVSVSAVRDTAGQALTMIAQSQDITGRKRAEAELHFARQVIDQTQDPIYWLSPEEGFRFVYANEAACRHYGYPAEALLRMSVPDWDPNFTLEECEKVWRALKVEKSRTFETLHRRSTGEVVPVEVTANYVTFGGKEYVAGLIRDITKRKRAEAQLAESERKYRELVNSLQAVVWEADPADFRITYVSPQVQPMLGYRPEQWLHELAWKDFIHPDDLERVLETCRTETAAGRNHSLEYRMLAADGHVKWVRDETTVVVEHGRPVKLRGVLLDVTERKQLEEQLRQSEKLASLGTLLGGVAHELNNPLFIISGFVEMALDRAKRTEDTALIDAMLKVQEAARRSAAIVDRFLGVARTGVKQRGLCDCNAVVKQALTIVANDLELHRIEVQPDFYPTLPSVLADSNELIQVLLNLCINARQAMVEAHGRGTLRLVTRLVHELRTPWVEIRVTDDGPGMDRETLLRIFDPFFTTKPVGQGTGLGLTMAHRIVSELGGTLTCASEVGKGATFILRLPPAQGKLGSQTSGTAEPAGMDSPLADDHTVLLVDDEPAIVQMLGTYLERLGYRVSRATSGLEALETLSRGRHDALIMDFSMPKMDGASLYMRAVSLQPDLARRTILLTGASQAAAVEKFLRETECRVVSKPVSLQQLAQELKTVFVNDMV, encoded by the coding sequence ATGGCAGGTCATGAGCGAGTCCGTTTCGGCAAGCTGGCCGAGTCCGGGCATTTCGTCCAGTTCTACGAGGATCGGGCGTTTCTTGTCGGGGCGGTGAGCCAGTTCATCGGCGCGGGCCTCGAAGCGGGGCAAGCCGGCATCGTGATCGCGACGCCGGCCTGTCGAGAGAGTCTGGCGGAACGGTTGGAGGCGCGGGGCTTGGATCTCGCCGCCGCCATCGAGCGGGGACAGTACGTGGCGTTGGATGCGGCCGAGACCCTGGCGACGCTCATGGCCGACGGAGGGCCGGACGAGACGCGGTTCGTCGAGGTGGTCGGTTCCGTGGTCGCGCGGGCGGAATGCCGGCATCCGCGCGTGCGAGCCTTCGGGGAGATGGTCGCGCTCCTCTGGGCGGAGGGGAAGCCGGAGGCCGCGCTCCGCCTCGAAGAGTTCTGGAACCGCCTGGGCAAACGCCATTCCTTCTCGCTGTTCTGCGCGTACCCGATGAGCGCATTCGGCCGGGAGGCGGACAGCGGACCCTTCCGCGAGGTGTGTCAGGCGCACGCTCACGTCGTCCCCGCCGAGAGCTACACCAGACTGGCCAGTCCGGACGAGCGCCTCAAGGCCGTCAGCCAGCTTCAGCAGCAGGCGACTGCGCTCGGCTCGGAACGGAAGAGGGCCGGGGATGCGTTGCAAGAGAACGAACGACGGTACGGGCTGCTCGTCGAGAACGCCCCGGTCTGCATTCACGAAATAGACCTGGACGGCCGCTTGGTGTCCATGAATCAAGCCGGACTCAAGATGATGGGTGTGAAGGATGAAGCGGAAATCCGCGGCCACGCCTATCTGGACGTCGTCGCTCCGGAGGACCGTGAGCGCATCGGCAGACTGCTGAGTCGAGCCTTCGCGGGCCAGGCCTCCGAGTTCGAGTTTTCGGCGACCACGGCCCAGGGCATTCTCCATTTTTCGTCCTGCTTCGTGCCCATCAAAGGCGCCGACGGATCGGTCCTGAGGCTGATGGGCATTACCCAAGACGTCACCGAGCGGAAACGCGCGGAAGAGTCACTGGTTCAAGGCGCGGCCAAGTATCGTCAGATCGTGGACACCGCCTACGATGCCTTCGTCTCAATGGACGCCGATGGGGGGATCAGGGACTGGAACCGCCAGGCGGAAGCGACCTTTGGCTGGACCAGGGAAGAAGCGATCGGGCAGACTCTGTCGGAGCTGATCATTCCGCCCCGGTTCCGCGACGCGCACCAACAGGGCCTTCGCCGCTTTCTCGCGACCGGGGAAGGCACGGTCCTGAACAAGCGCATCGAAGTGACCGCTTTGCACCGGGACGGGCGCGAATTCCCCGCCGAGTTGACGGTTAACCCTCTTCGGTTGGGCGAACGCTTGGTCTTCAACGCCTTTGTCCACGACATCACCGAGCGCAAGAGGGCCGAGGAGGAACTCAGAGGGAGCGAAGAGCGGTTCAGGAGCGCGTTCGAAGAGACGGCGGTGGGCATGGTGCTCTTCGATCCCAAGGGCCGGTTTCTGCGAACCAACCGCGCCTTTTCTAATATGGTGGGCTATGCCGAAGACGAGTTGCTCGCCATGACGTTCCGGGACATCACGCACCCAGATGACCTGGACTGGAACAACCGGGCCGTCGAGCGACTGCTGGCCGGCCAGGAGAAGTCCCTCCAAATTGAAAAGCGGTACCGGCACAAGCTCGGCCACACGGTCTGGGCGTCCGTGAGCGTCTCGGCCGTACGCGACACGGCGGGGCAGGCGCTCACCATGATCGCGCAGTCACAGGACATCACCGGACGGAAACGGGCGGAGGCCGAGCTGCATTTTGCCAGGCAGGTCATTGATCAGACTCAAGACCCCATTTATTGGCTGAGCCCGGAGGAAGGGTTTCGCTTCGTGTACGCGAACGAGGCGGCCTGCCGGCACTACGGGTATCCGGCGGAGGCCCTGCTCCGGATGTCGGTTCCGGATTGGGATCCCAACTTTACGCTGGAGGAATGCGAGAAGGTCTGGCGGGCGCTCAAAGTCGAGAAGTCGCGTACGTTCGAGACGCTGCACCGGCGCAGTACCGGCGAGGTCGTCCCGGTGGAGGTGACGGCCAATTATGTGACCTTCGGCGGAAAGGAATATGTCGCCGGACTCATTCGCGACATCACCAAGCGGAAGCGGGCGGAAGCCCAACTGGCCGAATCGGAACGGAAGTACCGAGAGTTGGTCAACTCCCTCCAGGCGGTCGTCTGGGAGGCGGACCCGGCCGACTTCAGGATCACCTACGTGAGTCCCCAGGTTCAACCGATGTTGGGCTACAGGCCGGAGCAGTGGCTCCACGAGCTGGCGTGGAAGGATTTCATCCATCCCGACGACCTCGAGCGTGTGCTCGAGACGTGCAGGACCGAGACCGCCGCGGGGCGGAACCATTCCTTGGAATACCGCATGCTCGCGGCGGACGGCCACGTGAAGTGGGTCAGGGATGAGACGACCGTGGTGGTGGAACACGGGCGTCCCGTGAAGCTGCGGGGCGTGCTGCTCGACGTGACCGAGCGCAAGCAGCTCGAGGAGCAGCTCCGGCAGAGCGAGAAGCTGGCGTCCCTGGGGACTCTTCTCGGCGGGGTCGCGCACGAGCTCAACAATCCGCTGTTCATCATCAGCGGGTTCGTGGAGATGGCCTTGGACCGGGCGAAGCGCACAGAAGACACCGCCCTCATTGACGCCATGCTCAAAGTCCAGGAAGCCGCCCGACGAAGCGCGGCGATCGTGGACCGCTTCCTCGGGGTGGCCCGGACCGGCGTGAAGCAACGTGGGCTGTGCGACTGCAACGCCGTCGTGAAACAGGCTCTGACGATCGTGGCGAACGATCTGGAGCTCCATCGGATCGAGGTTCAGCCGGACTTCTATCCGACGCTGCCTTCCGTGCTCGCTGACTCCAATGAGCTGATCCAAGTCCTGCTGAATCTGTGCATCAATGCCCGGCAGGCCATGGTGGAAGCCCATGGACGCGGCACCCTCCGCCTCGTCACCAGGCTCGTCCATGAGCTCCGGACGCCTTGGGTGGAGATTCGGGTGACAGACGACGGGCCAGGCATGGACCGCGAGACCCTGCTCCGGATCTTCGACCCCTTCTTCACGACCAAGCCGGTCGGTCAGGGGACAGGCCTCGGCCTGACCATGGCCCATCGGATCGTCTCCGAGCTCGGAGGGACCCTGACCTGTGCAAGCGAGGTCGGGAAGGGCGCGACGTTCATCCTCCGGCTTCCGCCGGCACAGGGGAAGCTTGGGAGCCAGACTTCCGGCACAGCCGAGCCAGCCGGAATGGATTCGCCTTTGGCCGATGACCATACCGTGCTGCTGGTGGATGATGAGCCGGCGATTGTGCAGATGCTCGGCACCTATCTGGAACGGCTGGGTTACCGGGTGTCGCGGGCCACGAGCGGGCTTGAGGCGCTGGAGACCTTGAGCCGTGGCCGGCACGATGCGCTGATCATGGACTTTTCCATGCCGAAGATGGACGGCGCGTCCCTCTACATGCGGGCGGTGTCGCTCCAGCCGGACCTCGCCAGACGGACGATCCTGCTCACAGGGGCCAGCCAAGCGGCGGCCGTCGAGAAGTTTCTCAGAGAGACCGAATGTCGGGTGGTCAGCAAGCCGGTTTCGCTGCAGCAGTTGGCCCAGGAGCTCAAGACGGTCTTCGTGAACGACATGGTGTGA
- the msrA gene encoding peptide-methionine (S)-S-oxide reductase MsrA: protein MSDAQAAPSGKEIATLAGGCFWCLEAVYVRMRGVESVASGYIGGQIANPTYEQVCMGRTGHAEAVRIVYDPKVVSYRELLEVFFAIHDPTQLNRQGNDVGTQYRSAIFFHSPEQKDAATEVIASLARERVFDKPIVTEVVPAGTFYRAEDYHQDYFARNPAQPYCAYVVSPKVAKFRKLFSQKLKG, encoded by the coding sequence ATGTCTGATGCGCAAGCGGCTCCGTCAGGGAAGGAGATCGCCACGCTGGCCGGCGGGTGCTTCTGGTGTCTGGAGGCGGTGTACGTCCGGATGCGCGGGGTGGAGTCGGTGGCCTCCGGCTACATCGGCGGGCAGATCGCCAACCCGACGTACGAGCAGGTCTGCATGGGCCGGACCGGCCATGCCGAGGCGGTGCGGATCGTCTATGATCCCAAGGTCGTCTCCTACAGGGAGCTGCTCGAGGTCTTCTTCGCGATCCACGATCCGACGCAGTTGAACCGACAGGGGAACGACGTGGGCACCCAGTACCGGTCGGCGATTTTCTTCCACTCGCCGGAACAGAAGGACGCGGCGACGGAGGTGATCGCGTCGCTCGCGAGGGAGCGGGTCTTCGACAAGCCCATCGTGACGGAAGTGGTCCCGGCCGGGACCTTCTACAGGGCCGAGGACTATCACCAGGACTATTTCGCCCGCAATCCGGCCCAGCCCTACTGTGCCTACGTGGTCTCTCCCAAGGTCGCCAAGTTCCGCAAGCTCTTCTCCCAAAAGTTGAAGGGCTGA
- a CDS encoding SUMF1/EgtB/PvdO family nonheme iron enzyme, with translation MTRTQLGQGAALLLTALLIMGAGEPPNGQGPAAKPMGKDEAPMVQIPEGEFIMGTNNVGMDWHQGSHNEAPEHKVLLKPYYIDQYEVTIARFAKFSKESGHPLPPTWDDDALASAGDRPVVGVSWTDAEAYCKWAGKRLPTEAEWEKGARGTDGRRYPWGDMQPFVDIADYNRGAWVSDAITLVAVTGGVEGMSIRHGLKTGGKSPYGLYHMAGNAAEWVADWYDREYYQKSPKENPTGPPSGERKVFRGGSWNDPPRNIRVTARFSAEPDFQDRTIGFRCAMDVPK, from the coding sequence ATGACGCGAACGCAACTGGGGCAAGGAGCTGCATTGCTGCTGACCGCTCTTCTGATCATGGGGGCCGGCGAGCCGCCGAACGGCCAGGGGCCGGCGGCCAAGCCGATGGGGAAGGACGAGGCCCCGATGGTCCAGATCCCCGAGGGCGAGTTCATCATGGGCACGAACAACGTGGGCATGGATTGGCACCAGGGGAGCCACAACGAGGCGCCGGAGCACAAGGTGCTTCTGAAGCCCTACTATATCGACCAGTACGAGGTCACCATCGCCCGGTTCGCGAAATTCTCCAAGGAGTCGGGCCACCCCCTCCCGCCGACCTGGGACGACGACGCGCTGGCGTCGGCCGGGGACCGTCCGGTGGTGGGGGTAAGCTGGACGGATGCGGAGGCCTACTGCAAATGGGCCGGCAAGCGTCTGCCGACGGAGGCCGAGTGGGAGAAGGGGGCCAGGGGGACGGACGGCCGACGCTATCCCTGGGGGGACATGCAGCCGTTCGTGGACATCGCGGACTACAACCGGGGGGCCTGGGTCAGCGACGCGATCACACTCGTGGCGGTCACCGGCGGCGTGGAGGGGATGAGCATCCGGCACGGGTTGAAGACCGGCGGGAAGAGCCCCTACGGGCTCTATCACATGGCCGGCAACGCGGCCGAGTGGGTGGCGGACTGGTACGACCGCGAGTATTACCAGAAGAGCCCCAAGGAGAACCCGACCGGGCCTCCGAGCGGCGAGCGCAAGGTCTTCCGCGGGGGAAGCTGGAACGACCCCCCGCGCAACATCCGCGTCACGGCCCGGTTTTCCGCGGAGCCGGACTTTCAGGACCGGACCATCGGGTTCCGCTGCGCGATGGACGTGCCGAAGTAG
- a CDS encoding response regulator — MATVLVVDDDRLICDLLKAALGQQGYQVLVATGGREAIELFRRHAPRVTLLDLHMPDMDGLTVLRRMRVVDPDAAVMIVTGGGLGTCDGQARSLGATGYFQKGQPIHVLVEAVNRVARQPVALAGLPGASDEELDGEADRSVLVVDDEEMIRLLLGRYLMMRGYRVRLARDGREALALMAEECPSAVILDMYMPGMNGVEVCRAMRERRYRSSVVFLTASQDEALLQEALRLGSVDVLAKPVDLEKLALVLEIGEILSEPDDRQLGREAPAR; from the coding sequence ATGGCGACGGTCTTGGTCGTGGACGACGATCGGCTGATTTGTGATCTGCTGAAGGCCGCCCTGGGGCAGCAGGGGTACCAGGTGCTCGTCGCCACCGGCGGGCGCGAAGCGATCGAGCTGTTTCGCCGGCACGCGCCAAGGGTCACGCTCCTGGATCTGCACATGCCCGACATGGACGGGCTGACGGTGCTCAGGCGGATGCGGGTCGTGGACCCGGACGCGGCGGTGATGATCGTCACCGGTGGTGGATTGGGCACATGCGACGGTCAGGCCCGATCGCTGGGAGCGACCGGCTACTTCCAGAAGGGTCAGCCGATCCATGTTCTGGTGGAGGCGGTGAACCGGGTTGCGCGGCAGCCGGTGGCCCTCGCCGGGCTCCCAGGCGCATCCGACGAAGAGCTTGACGGCGAGGCTGACCGGTCCGTCCTCGTCGTGGACGACGAAGAGATGATCCGCCTGCTCCTGGGCCGGTATCTGATGATGCGCGGGTATCGGGTGCGGCTGGCTCGGGACGGGCGTGAGGCCCTGGCCCTGATGGCGGAGGAATGTCCGAGCGCGGTCATCCTGGACATGTACATGCCGGGTATGAACGGGGTCGAGGTGTGCCGCGCAATGCGGGAGCGGCGGTACCGGAGCTCGGTGGTGTTCCTGACGGCCTCCCAAGACGAAGCGTTGCTGCAAGAGGCCCTACGACTCGGCTCGGTGGATGTCCTGGCGAAGCCGGTGGACCTGGAGAAGCTGGCACTGGTCCTCGAAATCGGGGAGATTCTTTCGGAACCAGATGATCGGCAACTGGGGAGAGAGGCGCCCGCGCGATAG
- a CDS encoding c-type cytochrome, producing the protein MGEQSDRHEDRQPSGPVSKKDGEDRSNQTALVFLVVGVVLLTALWSFRELTTSAKKPQRPTEIPKTARGLPQLTQAMVPLVTGEEPLDQLFVKAGCPVCHTIPGIKGADGRVGPPLTLGTTGRQRLADPSYRGKAKTVRDYIVESVVEPSAYVVPGYPDRTMPAWYGQKLSATALDQVAAYLESLTEDAPQPGEGR; encoded by the coding sequence TTGGGCGAACAGTCCGACCGGCACGAGGACCGGCAACCGTCCGGACCGGTCTCAAAGAAGGATGGGGAGGACCGTTCCAACCAGACGGCCCTGGTGTTCCTCGTGGTCGGGGTCGTGCTGTTGACGGCCCTCTGGTCCTTTCGAGAACTGACGACGTCGGCAAAGAAGCCGCAACGGCCGACGGAGATCCCCAAGACGGCGCGGGGCCTTCCCCAACTGACCCAGGCCATGGTGCCGCTGGTCACCGGCGAGGAGCCGCTCGACCAGCTCTTCGTCAAGGCCGGCTGCCCGGTCTGTCACACGATTCCCGGCATCAAGGGAGCCGACGGCCGGGTCGGGCCCCCGCTCACGCTCGGCACGACGGGCCGGCAGCGGCTGGCCGATCCGTCCTATCGGGGGAAAGCCAAGACGGTGCGGGACTACATCGTCGAGTCGGTCGTGGAGCCGAGCGCCTACGTGGTGCCCGGCTATCCGGACCGGACGATGCCCGCCTGGTACGGGCAGAAGCTCAGCGCGACGGCGCTGGACCAGGTCGCAGCCTACCTGGAATCATTGACCGAAGATGCGCCGCAACCCGGCGAGGGGCGCTAG
- a CDS encoding thioredoxin family protein, whose translation MPLHIGDPAPDFSLSGVDGRTASLAGFADKPVLVVIFSCNHCPYVQAYEDRLVAIQRDYAARGVQLVAVNSNDDVGYPEDGFPEMIARAKAKGFNFPYLRDASQEVARAYGATHTPQLFVFDRRRRLAYTGKIDDNWQNPRAVTRHYLREALDALLEGAEPAEPTTYAIGCTIKWAS comes from the coding sequence ATGCCGCTCCACATCGGTGATCCGGCGCCGGACTTTTCACTCTCCGGCGTGGACGGGCGGACGGCCAGCCTGGCCGGCTTCGCCGACAAGCCGGTCCTCGTCGTGATCTTCTCGTGCAACCATTGTCCCTACGTCCAGGCGTACGAAGACCGGCTGGTGGCGATCCAGCGGGACTATGCGGCGCGCGGGGTGCAACTGGTCGCCGTCAACTCGAACGACGACGTGGGCTATCCCGAAGACGGCTTCCCGGAGATGATCGCGCGCGCGAAGGCGAAGGGGTTCAACTTCCCCTACCTGCGGGACGCCTCGCAGGAGGTCGCGCGAGCGTACGGCGCCACCCACACGCCGCAGCTCTTCGTGTTTGACCGCCGGCGCCGGCTCGCCTACACCGGCAAGATCGACGACAATTGGCAGAATCCCCGGGCCGTGACGCGCCACTATCTGCGCGAGGCCCTCGACGCCCTGCTCGAAGGGGCCGAGCCGGCCGAGCCGACGACCTACGCCATCGGCTGTACGATCAAGTGGGCCTCTTAG
- a CDS encoding PilT/PilU family type 4a pilus ATPase, translating into MDIHEVLKVVVEKDASDVYLTVELPPMYRIQGVTQPVGTQPLTNEELEALAQSVMRDKQKKEFEQTNEMNLALYYPDLGRFRVNIFRQRGNVGFVIRQIKVEIVPIDKLGLPPIIKDIAMTKRGLVLFVGATGSGKSTSLAAMIDHRNANSPGHIITVEDPIEFVHRHKKSVVTQREVGFDTLSFQAALKNTLRQAPDVILIGEIRDTETMEAGIAFAETGHLCLGTLHANNANQAIERIMNFFPSERHAQIYLQLSMNLRAIISQRLVPGVDGKRVAALEILMDTPRVKDLIKKGETDNLKEAMEQGIQEGCQTFDQVLFTLYRDGKITLDQALINADSANNLRLKIKLAGLKTDETPGGKIEPERQQEKPKGFQIQGLPPGGGTFRKL; encoded by the coding sequence ATCGACATCCACGAGGTTCTGAAGGTGGTGGTGGAGAAGGACGCGTCGGACGTGTACCTCACCGTGGAGTTGCCGCCGATGTACCGCATCCAGGGCGTGACCCAGCCGGTCGGCACCCAGCCGCTCACGAACGAGGAGCTCGAAGCCCTGGCCCAGAGCGTGATGCGGGACAAGCAGAAGAAGGAGTTCGAGCAGACGAACGAGATGAACCTGGCGCTCTACTATCCCGACCTGGGCCGCTTCCGCGTGAACATCTTCCGCCAGCGCGGAAACGTCGGGTTCGTCATCCGGCAGATCAAGGTCGAGATCGTCCCGATCGACAAGCTGGGGCTGCCCCCCATCATCAAGGACATCGCGATGACCAAGCGGGGCCTCGTCCTCTTCGTCGGCGCGACGGGCTCCGGCAAGTCCACCTCGCTGGCCGCCATGATCGACCACCGGAACGCGAACTCGCCCGGCCACATCATCACGGTCGAGGACCCCATCGAGTTCGTGCACCGGCACAAGAAGTCGGTCGTCACCCAGCGGGAGGTCGGGTTCGACACCCTGTCGTTCCAGGCCGCGCTGAAAAACACCCTGCGGCAGGCGCCGGACGTGATCCTCATCGGCGAGATCCGCGACACCGAGACGATGGAGGCCGGGATCGCCTTCGCCGAGACCGGGCACCTCTGCCTGGGCACCCTCCACGCGAACAACGCCAACCAGGCCATCGAGCGGATCATGAACTTCTTCCCCTCGGAGCGCCACGCCCAGATCTACCTGCAGCTCTCGATGAACCTGCGGGCCATCATCTCCCAGCGGCTCGTTCCGGGCGTGGACGGCAAGCGGGTGGCGGCCCTGGAGATCCTCATGGATACCCCGCGGGTCAAGGACCTGATCAAGAAGGGGGAGACGGACAATCTCAAGGAAGCGATGGAACAGGGGATCCAGGAGGGCTGCCAGACCTTCGACCAGGTCCTCTTCACCCTCTACCGGGACGGCAAGATCACCCTGGACCAGGCCTTGATCAACGCCGACAGCGCCAACAACCTGCGCCTGAAGATCAAGCTCGCCGGATTGAAGACCGACGAGACGCCCGGCGGCAAGATCGAGCCGGAGAGGCAGCAGGAGAAGCCCAAGGGCTTCCAGATCCAGGGCTTGCCGCCGGGCGGCGGCACCTTCCGCAAGCTCTGA